One Methanomassiliicoccales archaeon genomic window, ACCAGAGTGTCTGATTCTGTAATCCTTAATCAATTCCCCTGGCTGGCCAGGAGGCTATATGGGGACAAGGAAGGAGAATCGATTTTGAGAGAGGTGATGGAAGGCGTTGCGGAAAACATTGAAAAATTAAAGGATGGCCAACTCCCAGAACCTCCCGAGCTGGAGCAGAATAGATATTGG contains:
- the gvpD gene encoding gas vesicle protein GvpD P-loop domain-containing protein, which produces MEVSKEENLPKELRSFLLSPGGHSLIIRGNAGTGKTTLALQIIEELSEIDNSFYFSTRVSDSVILNQFPWLARRLYGDKEGESILREVMEGVAENIEKLKDGQLPEPPELEQNRYW